The Deltaproteobacteria bacterium genome contains a region encoding:
- the gcvH gene encoding glycine cleavage system protein GcvH, translating into MLVLDELHYSEEHIWVRREGDHTVTLGITDYAQLELGDLNYIELPNEGDEIVYCEPFGSVECAKLVNDLYAPVCGKVLAVNRDVIDNPTLINRSPYSQGWVIRARVYSLDELELLMSADDYEEYVLSKPL; encoded by the coding sequence TTGTTAGTACTGGACGAACTGCATTACTCCGAGGAGCATATATGGGTCCGCCGGGAAGGCGATCACACAGTGACTCTCGGAATAACCGATTACGCCCAATTGGAGTTGGGTGATCTTAACTACATAGAACTCCCAAACGAAGGTGATGAAATAGTGTACTGCGAGCCCTTCGGCAGCGTTGAATGTGCAAAGCTGGTTAACGATCTCTATGCCCCTGTCTGCGGGAAGGTGCTGGCAGTGAACCGAGATGTCATTGACAACCCCACACTAATCAATCGCTCACCATACAGCCAAGGGTGGGTGATTCGAGCCAGGGTCTATTCCTTAGACGAATTAGAGCTCCTCATGTCGGCCGACGATTACGAGGAATATGTACTCAGCAAGCCCCTTTGA
- a CDS encoding YebC/PmpR family DNA-binding transcriptional regulator: protein MSGHSKWSTIKRKKGATDAKRGKIFTKLIKEITVAARFGGGDPDANPRLRTAIAAAKSENMPKDNIERAIKKGTGDLEGAAYEEVYYEGYGPGGAAVLVESLTDNKNRTVADIRHAFSKAGGGLGEAGCVAWMFQKKGLFAFEKGSVDEETLMDITLDAGAEDIHDEEGAFEVITSTEDFEQVKKALDDRALGYVVAEITMLPQSTIKLEGKEAEQMLRLMDGLEDSDDVQKVYSNFDISDKTLEEIGGG, encoded by the coding sequence ATGTCCGGGCATTCAAAGTGGAGCACGATCAAGCGCAAAAAGGGCGCGACAGATGCCAAGCGAGGCAAGATTTTTACCAAGTTGATAAAAGAGATCACCGTTGCTGCTCGCTTTGGGGGAGGCGATCCGGATGCCAACCCTCGCCTCCGTACGGCTATCGCTGCAGCAAAGTCAGAAAACATGCCAAAGGACAACATTGAAAGAGCAATAAAGAAAGGAACAGGTGATCTGGAAGGCGCCGCCTATGAAGAGGTCTATTATGAAGGATACGGGCCTGGCGGGGCGGCTGTGCTCGTGGAGTCTTTGACCGACAATAAGAACCGTACAGTGGCCGATATACGCCATGCCTTCAGCAAGGCCGGGGGAGGCCTGGGTGAGGCAGGATGCGTGGCCTGGATGTTTCAAAAAAAGGGGCTGTTTGCATTCGAGAAGGGAAGCGTGGACGAAGAGACCCTCATGGATATAACACTGGATGCAGGGGCAGAAGACATCCATGACGAGGAAGGAGCCTTCGAGGTCATTACTTCCACGGAAGATTTTGAGCAGGTGAAGAAGGCACTGGATGATCGAGCGCTCGGATATGTCGTTGCCGAGATCACGATGTTGCCCCAAAGCACGATTAAACTTGAAGGCAAGGAGGCCGAACAGATGCTTCGCCTCATGGACGGACTGGAAGACTCAGACGATGTCCAGAAAGTATATTCCAATTTTGATATCTCCGATAAGACCCTTGAAGAGATCGGCGGAGGCTAG
- a CDS encoding RlmE family RNA methyltransferase has product MASAVKLNRWNDSYTIRARKEGFPARSVFKLQEIQESFRILKKGGRVLDLGCVPGSWLLFASRTVGSKGFVVGVDITPISLKLPPNVRFVQHDVLRPDASFLDTVGGPFDTVLSDMAPSSTGNKFLDAHRSLELCESALAIAGHVLEAGGAFVCKIFHGADFKVFSDQVKKSFGRVVHVRPKSTRKASREIYVVGLGKN; this is encoded by the coding sequence ATTGCCTCCGCGGTGAAACTTAACCGATGGAATGACTCTTATACAATACGTGCTCGTAAGGAAGGATTCCCAGCTCGATCAGTCTTTAAACTTCAAGAGATACAAGAATCCTTTCGTATCCTGAAAAAAGGTGGCCGTGTGCTTGATTTGGGCTGCGTCCCCGGCTCATGGCTGCTGTTTGCTTCAAGGACAGTGGGGAGCAAAGGTTTCGTTGTTGGAGTGGATATCACGCCGATTTCTCTGAAGCTTCCGCCCAACGTTCGATTTGTCCAGCACGACGTGCTACGCCCTGACGCGTCATTCTTGGACACCGTTGGAGGCCCGTTTGACACGGTATTGAGCGATATGGCGCCTTCTAGCACAGGGAACAAGTTCCTGGATGCACACAGGTCCCTTGAACTGTGTGAATCGGCCCTGGCTATTGCAGGTCACGTTCTGGAAGCCGGAGGAGCCTTTGTCTGTAAGATCTTTCACGGGGCTGACTTCAAGGTTTTTTCGGACCAGGTCAAGAAGTCCTTTGGCAGGGTCGTGCACGTAAGGCCAAAGAGCACCAGGAAGGCAAGCAGGGAAATATATGTCGTAGGATTGGGAAAAAACTGA
- the radA gene encoding DNA repair protein RadA, whose product MERKKAGKTVFLCQNCGYQAPKWMGRCPDCGEWNSLVEERRQLESGLAVHAFSATSPSRPVPINSVEISQVKRIATGIHEFDRVLGGGVVPGSLILIGGDPGIGKSTLMLQVSHRLASHKYKLLYISGEESVQQIKLRSNRLGTCSDGLWAVSETGLESIRAMAGEMEPDVMVVDSVQTIFSPELTSAPGSVSQVREATMHLMLLAKRTGIPIFLVGHVTKDGAIAGPKLLEHMVDTVLYFEGGQNNLFRILRAVKNRFGSTNEIGVFEMKDSGLCEVLNPSSVFLPERTSLVPGSVVTASIEGSRPILLEIQGLVAKSGFGTPRRTVLGVDYNRVSLLVAVMEKKLGLQLKDDDIFVNVAGGVRIDEPAVDLGIVSVIASSLFDKPVKGHTVVLGEIGLTGEVRPISRIEPRVHEAGKMGFERCLLPDDNLKHLKRPDTMELVGVRTISDVVDSLF is encoded by the coding sequence ATGGAACGTAAGAAGGCAGGCAAGACGGTTTTCTTGTGTCAAAACTGCGGCTATCAAGCGCCAAAATGGATGGGAAGATGTCCGGACTGTGGTGAATGGAACAGCCTCGTTGAGGAAAGGCGCCAGTTGGAGTCCGGGCTTGCAGTTCATGCATTTTCTGCAACCTCACCATCCCGGCCGGTTCCTATCAACAGTGTAGAAATCAGCCAGGTCAAACGTATTGCCACAGGAATACACGAATTTGACCGTGTCCTCGGAGGGGGAGTGGTCCCAGGATCTCTTATCCTAATAGGTGGAGATCCCGGCATCGGCAAATCCACCCTCATGCTTCAGGTTTCACACAGACTTGCATCGCACAAGTACAAGCTGCTGTACATTTCCGGTGAGGAATCTGTACAGCAAATCAAGCTCAGAAGCAACCGACTGGGCACATGTTCAGATGGACTCTGGGCCGTCTCGGAGACAGGCCTTGAATCGATCAGAGCCATGGCCGGCGAGATGGAGCCCGATGTCATGGTAGTTGATTCCGTTCAGACCATCTTTAGCCCGGAATTGACCTCTGCCCCAGGTAGCGTAAGCCAGGTTCGGGAGGCCACTATGCACCTAATGCTCCTGGCGAAGCGTACAGGTATTCCGATTTTTCTGGTGGGACACGTGACAAAAGATGGAGCCATTGCCGGCCCCAAGCTGCTGGAACATATGGTTGATACGGTGCTCTATTTCGAAGGGGGCCAAAACAACCTTTTCCGGATACTGCGGGCAGTAAAGAACCGGTTTGGTTCCACCAATGAGATCGGTGTGTTTGAGATGAAGGACAGCGGGCTTTGCGAGGTTCTGAATCCTTCTTCGGTATTCCTCCCCGAACGTACCTCTTTGGTCCCTGGTTCTGTGGTTACAGCCAGTATTGAGGGTTCTAGACCCATATTGCTTGAGATCCAGGGTCTTGTTGCCAAGTCCGGCTTTGGCACACCGCGGCGGACAGTCCTTGGAGTTGACTACAACAGGGTTTCTCTTCTGGTAGCAGTCATGGAGAAGAAACTCGGCTTGCAGTTGAAAGACGATGATATCTTTGTGAATGTAGCAGGTGGCGTAAGAATAGATGAGCCAGCCGTGGATCTGGGGATTGTCTCAGTTATTGCATCGAGTCTCTTTGACAAACCTGTCAAGGGACACACAGTGGTGCTGGGAGAGATCGGGTTGACCGGAGAGGTCAGGCCAATCAGTCGGATCGAACCGAGGGTGCATGAGGCAGGAAAGATGGGCTTTGAGCGGTGCCTCCTTCCAGACGACAACCTGAAACATCTCAAAAGACCGGATACTATGGAGCTTGTTGGCGTCCGCACGATCTCTGATGTGGTCGATTCACTCTTTTAG
- the nadA gene encoding quinolinate synthase NadA, with protein MTNTIAKEIRALLSERNAILLAHNYQSAEIQDVADLTGDSLELSILAGKTDADAIVFCGVLFMAETAAIVSPDKTVLMPRMDTGCPMADMITVEALEAKLARLGEIPVVTYVNSPASVKAHSTICCTSANAVAVVNSLPEHELLMTPDRNLSQYAASKTSKKVNYWDGYCPIHDRLSAQEVMIAKAAHPEALFMAHPECRPEVLALADAVLSTSGMLNFAKRSENQSFIVGTEEGLIYPLQKANPRKSFYKVSDNMVCEDMKRTTLSDVLRAIRTMTYEVKVPETVRKKAFRAVKRMQEITGK; from the coding sequence ATGACTAACACGATAGCCAAGGAAATAAGGGCGCTTTTGAGTGAGCGAAATGCCATTCTGCTCGCTCACAACTACCAGTCCGCTGAAATTCAGGATGTTGCCGACCTCACGGGAGATTCCCTTGAACTCAGCATCCTTGCGGGGAAAACCGATGCGGATGCAATCGTTTTTTGTGGTGTCCTCTTTATGGCGGAGACGGCTGCCATAGTATCTCCCGACAAAACCGTGCTTATGCCTCGCATGGACACAGGGTGTCCCATGGCTGACATGATTACGGTTGAGGCGCTTGAGGCAAAGCTTGCCCGGCTTGGCGAAATCCCCGTTGTAACCTATGTCAACTCCCCTGCCTCGGTGAAGGCACACTCCACTATCTGCTGTACTTCCGCCAATGCTGTTGCTGTTGTAAACAGCCTGCCGGAGCATGAACTCCTCATGACGCCGGATCGGAACCTCTCCCAATACGCCGCATCCAAGACCAGCAAGAAAGTCAACTACTGGGACGGATACTGCCCGATCCACGACCGGTTGTCGGCCCAAGAAGTGATGATTGCAAAGGCAGCCCATCCAGAGGCCCTGTTTATGGCTCACCCAGAATGTCGTCCGGAGGTTCTGGCCCTGGCCGATGCTGTCTTGAGTACCTCCGGTATGCTGAATTTTGCCAAACGTTCTGAGAATCAGTCATTTATCGTGGGAACGGAGGAAGGGCTGATCTACCCGCTGCAAAAAGCAAACCCCCGCAAGTCGTTCTACAAGGTCTCCGACAACATGGTATGTGAAGACATGAAAAGAACAACGCTCAGTGATGTCCTCAGAGCCATAAGGACAATGACCTATGAGGTGAAAGTGCCCGAAACAGTTCGGAAGAAAGCCTTCAGGGCAGTAAAACGGATGCAGGAAATTACTGGGAAGTGA
- a CDS encoding transcriptional repressor translates to MKSEIEVFREFIREKGLRNTPERELIIKEIFATHDHFDVDELYLRLKRNKHKVSKPSIYRLIPHLLETGLIQEAYFEDGHLHYEHIYGHEHHCHLRCIKCGKTIEFQEKSLIRLEKKLAEKYDFSIKGHKFEVTGYCRKCKAHL, encoded by the coding sequence ATGAAAAGCGAAATTGAGGTGTTCAGAGAGTTTATTCGAGAAAAAGGCCTTAGAAATACCCCCGAGCGTGAACTCATTATCAAGGAGATCTTTGCCACTCACGATCACTTTGACGTGGACGAACTCTATTTACGCTTGAAACGAAACAAACATAAGGTCTCAAAGCCATCCATCTATCGCCTGATTCCGCATCTGTTGGAGACCGGTCTGATTCAAGAGGCCTATTTTGAAGATGGCCACCTTCACTATGAGCACATCTACGGCCACGAACACCATTGTCATCTTCGGTGTATAAAATGCGGCAAGACCATCGAATTCCAAGAAAAGTCTTTGATACGGCTTGAAAAGAAGCTGGCAGAGAAATATGATTTTTCGATCAAGGGCCACAAGTTTGAGGTAACTGGTTACTGCCGGAAGTGCAAAGCCCATCTCTGA